In Aedes albopictus strain Foshan chromosome 3, AalbF5, whole genome shotgun sequence, the following are encoded in one genomic region:
- the LOC109433514 gene encoding uncharacterized protein LOC109433514, whose protein sequence is MELRNQTPAINLPNEIWIEIFKNVDNPNLLKLCLVCKHWNGLIFKYLVHRFQLSLDAVKMEQLSKKGIRMAADRSYRHLQLTLPMLNCSPKPMKILRRVAPNLEALRLNLETLDIKVLLRLLQLCPRVQELTIKGVNLILDVFALIDLLNEAVLIVNGVTSLDVDHPLKVIGKTFEPCVVENSVPEVLNEGTIFPAIRSLGLDLTDLDQYQRTFLHCFPNVTELEIVASQADLGVIGAMANRLKVLKVKLLQDAVSTFLTLRLPALEVLALKVNGDIEKRALMHFLLGSKLLKTAIFTFHRTDDVFPVLAASLPMVERLQISGQTSTALIGLEKMIHLKELALKGCCLRPTFIYFALPVTYSVKKLECIGVMTEDRVGELLYRCQFIRSLTLSVRNVHDMSHYAECMQCLEDFTLLIDRVYPTIINQMHEMLSLERLVIKAKLFSKTNFKLLHKVMALPTMKSLTVTVTEGLIPRYVARKVASANRACSLVLNGERIDALPLLVRSTGRKRKVASVAVVSEATN, encoded by the exons ATGGAGCTTCGCAATCAAACACCAGCAATTAATTTGCCAAATGAG ATTTGGATTGAGATATTCAAGAACGTGGACAATCCCAATCTGCTGAAGCTTTGCCTGGTTTGCAAACACTGGAATGGGCTCATTTTCAAGTACCTGGTGCATCGCTTTCAGCTCAGTTTGGATGCCGTCAAGATGGAACAGCTGTCCAAGAAAGGGATTCGAATGGCCGCGGATCGGAGCTACAGGCATCTACAACTGACATTACCCATGCTGAACTGCTCGCCTAAACCGATGAAGATTCTGCGGAGGGTAGCGCCAAACCTGGAAGCTCTGAGGCTGAATCTAGAGACGCTTGACATTAAGGTCTTGCTGCGCCTGCTCCAGTTGTGCCCACGCGTGCAGGAACTCACCATCAAAGGCGTTAATCTGATTCTAGATGTGTTTGCATTGATCGATTTACTGAACGAGGCAGTACTGATCGTCAACGGTGTAACTAGCTTGGATGTGGATCATCCGCTGAAGGTTATCGGAAAAACATTTGAACCCTGTGTTGTGGAAAATTCGGTGCCTGAAGTGCTCAACGAGGGAACGATCTTTCCTGCCATCAGATCTTTGGGTTTGGATCTCACCGATTTGGACCAGTACCAGAGAACTTTTCTGCACTGCTTTCCGAATGTGACGGAGCTTGAAATAGTCGCCAGCCAGGCGGATCTCGGAGTCATTGGAGCAATGGCCAACCGTCTGAAGGTTCTAAAGGTAAAACTTCTCCAAGATGCAGTGAGTACTTTTCTCACCTTGCGACTACCCGCGCTGGAAGTGTTGGCTCTCAAGGTCAATGGAGATATTGAGAAAAGAGCGCTGATGCATTTTTTGCTTGGAAGTAAGCTGCTCAAAACGGCCATATTCACCTTCCATCGAACCGACGATGTGTTTCCGGTGTTGGCCGCAAGCCTTCCGATGGTAGAGAGGCTCCAAATATCCGGCCAAACGTCGACCGCTCTCATCGGACTGGAGAAGATGATACATTTGAAG GAACTCGCGCTGAAGGGCTGCTGTTTGAGGCCGACCTTTATCTATTTCGCCCTTCCAGTGACGTACTCGGTGAAGAAGCTGGAATGCATCGGCGTAATGACCGAAGATCGAGTCGGTGAACTGTTGTACCGTTGTCAGTTCATCAGGAGTCTCACGTTGTCGGTGCGCAACGTCCACGATATGTCCCATTACGCCGAATGCATGCAGTGTCTGGAGGATTTCACGCTCCTGATCGATCGCGTCTATCCGACTATCATCAATCAGATGCATGAAATGCTGAGTCTGGAGCGACTTGTCATCAAGGCAAAGCTATTCTCCAAG ACGAACTTCAAACTGCTGCACAAGGTGATGGCGCTACCGACGATGAAGAGTCTGACGGTGACCGTGACTGAAGGGCTGATTCCGCGGTACGTTGCCCGTAAGGTGGCGTCGGCAAATCGGGCCTGTTCGTTGGTGTTGAACGGGGAGAGGATCGATGCTTTACCTCTGCTCGTTCGGTCAACCGGAAGGAAACGCAAGGTGGCATCCGTTGCCGTGGTAAGCGAAGCTACTAATTGA